TTTAATAACATTACTTATGTTATTCAAACTTAATTGTTActtaataatttattaatttctttactTCTAATTAAACTTTCTGTCTTACTTACTGTGTTTACATATTTCTATGCCTGCATTTAGAGCCCTCCGAAAACTGGTGAATGACCAGCAGAATAACTGGGATCTGTATCTAGAGCCCACCCTGTTTTCACTTCGGTCAAAAGTACAcaccacaacaaaatacaaacctttttttctgaTGTATGGAAGAGAGGCAGTATTTCCATCAGAAGCGCCTGCTCAAGTGCCGGTGAGTGTTTGTCAAATTCTTTCTATGTTAGAACTAAGAATTGAaaccatttaagaaaaaacCCCAGTAATGTCTTGCATTTTGCCAAAGTAGGGCAGTTTGTCATATGGCAGCGTAAAATTCTCCTACTGGTAGGTcgttttgccaaagtaggatggtttgtcagaacaccggAGTCGACCAAGAAACGTCTCCCAGACCGCGAGTCTTCTATGaagagcagtttttctttgtcGCCAGCGATCGCGGCCGCTACAGCGCGCTGGCGGGGTCCATATCCCAGGGTCGGAAAAGCGCACGGCGGCAGACAGCGGCGCGCTTCGGCGCCAAAACGCTGATGGTAGAAACAGAGGTCCCGTCCGTGGTGTCGCTGTGCCGCGATCTTTGCCGTCAGCGAAGGATCGGGTACGTCGTGGCAGGTCAGCGGGGAAGTGGAAGGCGCCGCCGGCGAGGCTGGAATTGGGTCGTGATCGTGGGAAGTGCGGGTAGCCAGGAGAATACGATCCGCGTCCTCAGCCAGGGAGCGATAATCCTTCGTGCCCAGAAGCGGAGAGTTGGCGAGGCCGGCTCTCACGGCCGCCGGCAGCTGTCAGAGGAAAATGTGGGCGAAGAGGAATCCCCCGTCGTCCGGTCTGAGAAAGGATAGCATGTGCTCCATCACTTCGAGAGCCGTACCACCACCCAGGCCTGAGAGGGAGAGGAGCTTCTCGGCTCCCTCTGCGTCGGTGAGGGCATAGCGCCGAAGAAGCAGCTCCTTAAGGGCGGCGTACTTCTCTCGGGTGGGTGGGTCCCGGAGGAGAGTCAACGACGGGTGGCTAGCGGGTCGAGAGAAGCCACCACATGGTGATATTTCGTGTCGTCAGCCGAGATGCCACGAAGGGCGAACTGGGCCTCCACGTGCACTAACCACGACGGGGGATCGTGAAGCCAAAAGTCCGGCAGCTCGAGTGCCACAGCAAACGTAGCTGCGGCCGGAGGCAGAGGGCTGGcggctgctgatgcatccagagCGGAGTCGGCGCCACCATCGGACTGCAGCATGTTCGAGTCAggggtcaccaatgtggaggtaaACACAGACGACACGAGAGCTCTCGATAAACACTGCTCGTTTATTACTCATCACCACAGAACTGAACACTTTCCctccaaaacacagcaacaataCTTCCTGAgaactgggtgtgagtggagccctccaCTGGTCCACCACAATGTCACAATTACAGGATAATCTACTAACAGTGTGCTTTAATCTCTCTATGAAGAAGCCACTTCAGTTCAGTAAAAATCAGctggagagcagctgtgaaCAGCTGACTCTTCGATGTGCTAAAGAACAGAAAACATGATTTCCCATCAGACCATGAGCAACAGTCAGGCATGTAACACAgtaacacttttattttttacatattcAGCAGAGAGTTAGCTGTGTGCACCATTAAAAAATAAGAAGCGTAATTCATTTCAGCTTAATATAAACTGTATTATGGAGGAAAAATAAGTGGGGCTCACCTCAAAACACAGCTTGAGGACTGACTGGAGAGTTTTAGGACAGTCTCTTCAGTAAATCGCAGCTCTttaacatcaaaagacatgttTGAACTGCTGCAGATGTTAGTAAATCTGACCCTAACTGTTCGTTCTTCTTTAAAATTCAAACTTAATAATGAAGCAATATTTTTAACAGGCTGTTCCTGTTTATATAACCTCCATAAAACAACAGGGTTAGAACACATTGTGACAAAGTAAGATGTTTGTTTTGTAGTCCATCTTCTGCACAATGTAGTTTCAACAGGCGGACATCCGGTGTCACCTTGTTACAGAGAGGCGAGTGTATGGCTGTTCCAATtctcagcaccgctcctctcttttCCTGACTTCTCAGCAGTTGTCCTCCCCACGATGACGTTTTCATCGAGGCCAAGGAAAAGAGTTTAGGAAAAGGAGATTGGCGCTACTTTTGAAATGACACTCCACGGGGTTGCATTGTGCAGCTTAGTCACGTgaccgcacagcaacaaatcaCAGCGGAGCCAGATAAAGGGGGCGGAGCaaagtgtgtgtgcaggagaggAGTCGAGCAGAGAGAGCTGCTTTTTCATGAAACGGGAGTAAAGTAGTAAACTTACTGGAACATATACCACTACCAACGTTTGGATCGATATCTGCATCGATCTGCACACCCTTGTCTCCTGGATCCTAGCTGAGATCAGCGTGAACCACGTGGGTCTCTGCTCcctgatctgtttcctgtgtttggaaagAGTTCCAGCTTCATCACGGAGTTTCTCTCGGTTTGTGGGCTCGTCTAAAGGTAAGCATCAAGCTAAATTTAATGTGGGTTCAGTTTATGTTGAGTTTAGCTCTGTTGAGAATAATAGATTGCTTGGTAGACATTGGAGTTAGACAGACTGTAGAGTTTGTGATTGCTTGCAACATCATAATATGGCGGTTGCTGGGGGGAAAGAatacataaagaaaaatagtCTTGGAATATGAACAAAAGGATGGGGTGCAGGGCAGGAGAACAACCAACCCCCACCCCAGGACATGAAGCCACAGGTACAAGCCTGGGGGAGCGCAACCCCAGGGTGAGAGTAGTGGAAGCTTGCTGAGAAGGAGGCCAAAAGGCTTTCGATGCGCTCTGAGGTCATAGTTTTAAACACTTGATGtactcagctgcatgaagagcaCGCTTGAGTTTCtcaaacacaattaaataaaaccttatgaaggtcaaaggtcgttACTTGtatgttgaactacaaacagttttttgcagttttttgcaCATAGTGTCTTATTTACCATAAAGTGATGCAGAGTTattcataccagagtaaccagagaggatcatatatttttaaatatataactttctacagcctctggggagtatctgagtatttataacattacacaaacCAGAGGTCTCATCACAGTGTTCATGAAACGCTGGGTTTATCCATCTTCTGGGGCGGGCCTAGAGGAGTGCTGAAGATTTCCctgtgagggagctgctggtgaagatcaTGAGTCCTGCTTGATCAATGCGATGAGCTTCAGTGTTCCTGGTGTTTCTTAAATGAAGCCTCTTTCAGTGGGTCAACAGAACTtctggcacaggacagctgtgatgaaagaaagggaagaagttTCTCCAAACCTCTGGACCCAGAAACCCAGCTCGGTCCTGATGGTCTCCCTCACTAATTTCTCTCCAGGGTGAATGTAGCTGTTATACATAATACGgattattattaaatgaaaagaacacaTTAGACTACTCTACTGaaaccttctgctgctgtttttaaagtttcatGTTACCAGGCTGTAGACTAGAGATTTAAACCGTTTTAGATCCATCATACTCAgtcttaaatgttaaaatctcaaaggacagcattatatttttgatattaacagtaactCTGGGCCTCTGTGGAGTGTGCAGCTGATCTCATCGCTGTctaaaaatggataaaaaaacATAAGGAGTGCTGATCCTTCAATAACACAGACTATTAGAGTAACAGGTGTGTAGCATCGCTAACTAGCTAGCAACAAGCCTCCAACACAGTGCGTATGCTAGCGGCTAATCTAGCAAACGAATTAACAACAGAGCGATTTTAGAACTATAAGATGATAAGCTGTGTGTCTTTTCTTATAACAGTGACATGGTTGTATTTACCTTAATTAAACGAGTCGTCAGTCGTGGTAAACCAGCAAAAAACTTGAGCCACAGGTGCTACGTAAAAAGTGTAGGGGGCGTGTTTGCGGTCATGTCCAGCGGGAGTGTTACACAGTCGCTCCACCTCAAGTCATTCCCGCGCAGACTCTGGCTCCaaatttgcaagatggcagcctccACAAACGGgatattttggcttcatttttgcatAATGGGAGGAGGCGGTGTCGCgtcgtccatcttttatacagtcattggttgcaacatggcaaattgaacctcccccaccctcattcagatctggcctttggaactattttggtcttcatgtgacatatgactctgaaggtaagcgcgtcatggacaaaagtaaaacagtatgtcggatgtgccacgcaatgctcaattacatgggtggaaactactgcgttagcgcagtttgctcgttaacgtgttgacgccgtccagccccacgcacggggcgatccgcggtagctcgttaacggagatttgccgtgttgtggcgttaacgtcatttcagattaacgctgacagcactagtgggaacacaacgaatatgactgcacatttacgccgacatcatcctagtgcaaagacaagtggaagcagacaaaaacaacaagcacgcatgctacaaactttacccgagtcatttagacagccattagcacatgattctccttatggggacctgatatgtttaatatgctgatGAGAATATAGCCctgaagaagcgtatagtatagcttttattttggaaagagccatttctctgtaataaactctcttttccaaagatgagtgatttctcgatcagatttattttttattactttattgtttcagcaacattaaatttaaaaactgtacttttgagttaaaatatatatttataattttaataaatgacaaattaaaaatgcatgaacatttttttgtattgaaaaaatatcgaaccgtgacaccaaagtatcaaacCGAACTATGAATTTtctgtatcgttgcacccctaatatatgtgtatgtgtgtgtatatatacatatgtgtgtgtgtgtgtgtgtgtgtgtgtgtgtgtgtgtgtgtgtgtatacactcaacaaaaatataaacgcaacacttttgtttttgctcccattccccatgggatggacgtagagacctaaaattcattccagatacacaatataaccatccctccaaacagtggtcacaaatcagtccaaatgtgtggtagtgggcacatctgccatattgagataatccatcccacctcacaggtgtgccacatcaggatgctaatctgacatcatgagtagtgcacaggtgtacctcagactgcccacaacaaaaggccaccctggaatgtgcagttttgtctcacagcaaaatgccacagatgccacaagcaatgagggagcgtgcaattggcatgctgacagcaggaatgtcaaccagatctgtcgcccgtgcattgaatgttcatttctcaatcataagccgtctccacaggcgtttcagagaatatggcagcacatccaaccggcctcacaaccgcagacctccacatccagcaggttcacctccaagatcgtctgagaccagccacccagacagctgctgggacAATTGGTTtccacaaccaaacaatttctgcacaaactgtcagaaaccgtctcagggacgctcaactgcatgcccgtcgtcctcatcggggtcttgacctgactccagctcgtcgccgtaacagacttgtgtgggcaaatgctcacattcgatggcgtctggcacgttggagaggtgtgcgcttcacggatgaatcatggttcacattgttcagggcagatggcagctgagaatgtcccagttattgcatggccagcatactcaccggacatgtcacccattgagcatgttcgggatgtgcttgaccggcgtatacgacagcgtgtaccagttcccacgaatatccaacaacctcacacagccattgaagtggagtggaccaacattccacaggccacaattgacaatctgatagactccatgcgacgatgtgttgcactgcatgaggcaaatggtggtcacaccagatactgaccggttctgggtccccagacccccaatagcgcaaaaaactgcacattccagggtggccttttgttgtgggcagtctgaggtacacctgtgcactactcatgatgtcagatcagcatcctgatgtggcacacctgtgaggtgggatggattatctcaatatggcagatgtgcccactaccacacatttggactgatttgtgaccactgtttgggagggatggttatattgtgtatctggaatgaattttaggtctctacgtccatcccatggggaatgggagcagtaacaaaggtgttgcgtttatatttttgttgagtgtacttCTTTTTTGCTGAGTAACAGGAGACGAGTCTGGTGGTGCAGCAGAGGAACAATTTCAGCcatttggactcagctcagccactacagtgGAAACAATGTCTTCAACACAAAAGGTGAGAAAAGTATTAGAGTTTTCTGTTAAGAGCAGCTTCCATCCTGGGCTCCTCCATATATACAGAATCTACATTCAAAATCAGAAACCACAGAAGTCacaagaaaatacaaagatcaTATTTTATCTACACACATTGAAACAACAATATCATCAGTTGAACTTTGAATTTTTTATGAAATAAAAGATTTTCTCTGCTGATCAATATTTCctaatgtcattttaattatACCTCTCATTGTGTCACATTATTGTAATGTGACACCATCACCAGAAGGTGGTGGTAACACACCAACAAGGTGTTTGTTGACATGTTTGATTCCACCAATAGAGGgagtttcagtttgttccaggactgcatttcactcactgcctctgtttgtatctctgtcactgcaggaccaacatggagcaaGAAGTCAGtactctcaggaggccgacaaacgtcaaagaagaaagggagagaaatcctacagctgtgatgagtgtggaaagtcttttacccaggctggaagcttaaaaagacaccaagtcatccacagtggagttaaaccttacggctgtgacttgtgtggaaaatcttttGTGCAGGctggaaacttaaaaaaacaccatgtcgtccacagtggagttaaatcttacagctgtgacttgtgtggaaagtcttttgccCGGGCtgaaaacttaaaaacacaccaacgcatccacagtggatttaaaccttacagctgtgacttgtgtggaaaatcttttCTGCAGGCTGGAAACTTAAAACTCCACAGaatcatccacagtggatttaaaccttacagctgtgagtcgtgtggaaagtcttttgcGCGGGCTCGAGGCTTAAAAatacaccaactcatccacagtggagttaaagcgtacagctgtgagttttgtggaaagtcttttacccagccTGGAGACTTAAAAAACCACAGAATCATCCACAGTGGGGTTAAatcttacagctgtgacttgtgtggaaagtcttttacccgggctagagacttaaaaaaacaccaactcatccacagtggagttaaaccttacagctgtgacttgtgtggtaAAGCTTTTGGTCAAAGTCGAAacttacagaagcatctagttacccactctggaattaaggcgtaCAGCTGCgacttttgtggaaaaactttcagtgaAAAAAGGTACCGAAATAttcacctacgcattcacaccggAAATGATCTTTCctactgtgatcagtgtgggaaaCTGTTTACAACAGATGCACAACTACAAATACACATGTTtagccacactgaggagagaccttattaatgtgacctgtgtgagaagacttttaaatctccacattacctgaaaaaacaccaacagatccacaccagaaagtaactctacaagtgcagaTACTGTGAGGAAGTATTGATtttttatcttgtcattttaaccTGATTGTTTGGAACAAGTCTGATCAGTAAACCTATGGAGGTATTCTGAATGAACTGTTTTGGAAAATGAAGAATCATTTTCGCTCGGTAAGCTGAGTGttataatgtaaacagtaaaACGTAATTGGACATTGGCAGAGATCACTTACGCTGAcattgtttagaagcagagcaacatagatggatccagttctcaaccctgtcgtcactgtggtggtgggaaaacGTTTCTctgtgacctttgtggaaaaacttccAATCATCAACGGGACCTAAAACCACATCAACGTatccacactggagacaaaatgaactactgcaaagaatgtgggagaggcTTCCACACACCAagtgcattaaaaatacatgaacTATTCCACAGTGTGTTCAATAAGCACATCTGTgaccagtgtgggtcatccgTCACCACTCCACGTGAGcttaaagaacaagaataaGCAAATCCACACAGTAGAGacaccatacaagtgcagacactgtgacaaaagcttctcacaatcaggtcatcgtaacaaacatgaacgtacacacatggaagtgaacttcagctgtgaccagtgtgacaagagtttcaggaatctcagttcatactccaaACACAAACGATctcacactgtaaataaactgtttcactgttaccaatgtgcaaaaacattcacttcattatctgctctgtgcaaacatcagcctgatcatgcaggactgaaatcactggatcacaatgaatctgaagagagagaaagatcctCTTCTGGTTTCAGGCTCAGACTTAAAaaccttgagatcaggctccacagagttcagatggaATCTCCTGTAAAGAGTGTcagctgatgtcacacttggaTCTGATGAGGTAGCTCTGATTTCTGGACCTGCAGTGAATAATCCTGAATGTTACATTTAGGAAGCTGCATGTATAGATATGTATATcaagtttattttttcctttgagGGATTTTAATTCTCTAAAATGTTATCCCTGTTACATTTTAACCTTTGTTCCCTTAGGACACAGTAGTGTTTAGTAGTTGTACTATTAAAGTTATAGgaatgtcttttctttcttttttttaaccaaactgGTATTCTATCAAAAATCAAATATGGATATGTaaatcatttcttttatttgaacTTTTTTAGCTTTTCCAAAattaacttatttttttatgtattcattGCATGTTTCACCTCAGTTAAATTTCAATCCTTCATTCATATTTAAACTTTTGCTGTGATAAAATCTTCTCTTAAATCCTTTTCTCCCAAAACTGCAAATATTTTCACAGCAGTTGCTCTTAAAACTTCCAAAATGAACTAAATCTGTCCACCAGCTTTGAAACAACACCTGCTGTGACTTTATgtccagaaaaaagaaactcaagCTGAACTGGTTTTGggctgtatttccatgtaatacctttttttttttttttttttttttttttttttaccagaagATGGAGCAGTGATGCTGTGTAACCTTTATTTAATTAGGCAAAGAACACAATATTCACAGTGGCAGCAAAGAActgttaaaagttaaaaacagcagcacacatcagAACCATTTTAAAGATTACAGGTGACTACTTTTAGTTAATTCAAATCCTATTAAACATCTATTTTTGGATCCTCCTTTCACTTTAGTGTATTTACTATATCCTTGAAGTCCacgttgtttttttaatgaattcattttgatccacatgttctgcagctgtttgcctTTTGATTTGAAGTTTGCATTATGAAATCCTGATACTGTTAAAGCATCAGTTATAATTGATGAACTCTGTGTAAAGTTTATTAAATAGTTTggtgtgaaaaataaagaaatggtcTCACAGCAAGTAGTTTGAGCCATGATTTCCGATTCAAactaatttaaatgtttttagtgGTACATGTGGAGGTTTATCAGAGGAGGAGACTTGGCTGCTCTCGGCACGGTTCCTGCAGCTCATTAAAAACTCTGAAATGATCTTCAAGGAAAAGATGAttaatttttcttaaaaacaagatGTGGGCATGAAGTTTTAACATGAGTGTGTTTAAGATGCATTGTGATTAGCATCTCACACGTTCCAATAAAGCAGATGTTCCTGCATTGCAACAGTAGTTTGCAGATGTGGTCATCCCCCGACCATCTGCAAGACTCTCATGCAGCACCAATTTGAAACACAGCCTGGAAAGTGCGTTCATGGCCCTACAGGTTGCCTAAGCACAAGAGACAAATTGTGCAAAAGGAATTGGCTGAAATGGTGAAAATGCTGTTATCATAGGATGAAACGAGGATTTGTTCCTCAGTGTTTGGTCTCCTATGCTTACCTTTTCTCCAGATGATTTGTCACAATTGAGAGAGGCCGGTTGTCTTTAAGGTGCTTTCAGGTAATTAAGAAGTGAGTGCAGGGTTTGTACCATTCATCACACTTCTGTTAGGTTTGTTTGAAGACTCGGGCATTTTTCAGCACCTCCTGTAGCGATAGCTGCGTCCTCACACTGCATATGCTGTTTGCCACCTGGATGATGTTGTCATTCATAGTGATACCACGGTGGAGCATGTGCAGTGGGTGGTCACAGTCCCTAAAGTGTGTGGTTGGATGGAGGGACGTACAGTATTTGGGTACAATTTGGGAGCTGGGTATGTGCATCCACACATGGATAAAACAGCAGCCATCGCTTCCTGCCTGTGTCCCAACGCAAAAAAGAagatcctgataataatgaattacaatatTCCCGACAAGaagaaataaatgcatgaacgagtttttcagcatcactctgggaCAGGATATTTCTGATTTTCAAGATATTGCAgcaatggaagaaagcagtcatAAATATTTGCTTAATATTTCCATTAAAGGAGAAATCCTGGTCAAAATGACTCTAAGATTCCATatagtgttactggaggccaaggtattGCATCCAGAAAAGAATAAAATCCGTAGCTGTTGATAAAATTGGCACAGAGCTTCCCCCATGCATTACCAAAGATTCACATCAAACTCATTCTTGATTGCTTTAATGAACATTTTGTTATTGTCACAGTTTGATACTGATGATTTCTTGTGAACACTCCTTTAGTTTAAACCCAGTGACAGTATCAAGTTattatgtttgttttcatgtaaGTATCTACACTTATATTATCTATCTATACTTCGTCTGCATCCCTCGAGGCCCCATTTGAAGGCTGATTATGTCCCAACATAggccagaattcatagcgcagtggtggctgtggctttttttttcaacaaagaaaaaaccccaGCAGATGGCTGAAGCGTGGTGGCCAAagaataaacttttaaaagcaAGTATAAAATTTTAGATCACTTATATATCTGCAAAGAACGTTATAACATTACACATGGGTTTTTAattatcgatttatcgattaaaatcggtTCTGGCTTGGATAATGTGATATCgattcagaggtcagagggcccagtggcgccagtgtccggcagcctcgcctctgtcagtgcgccccagggcagctgtggctacaatgtagcttgccatcgccagtgtgtgaatgtgtgtgtgaatgggtgaatgactgaatgtagtgtgaagcgctttggggtccttagggactagaaaagcgctatacaaatgcaggccatttaccatcgattcattaaaatcctgaatagattttttaatacaaatttATTTTGACCAAAATGCCAGAATTTCAGgataaacctcacaaaatttcaacaaataacaacaaccaaacagctgaaatagtaaatgagagcaggaacacgattctgcacaaagacgtaaacacaaagcgtggatccaccgacggatcagaatcagcgagatgtcgcctttctctcacgacagcacggacacggtcggggctgaaagccgacagctcgctgatgtTTCGGTGGGTCCgtgctttgtgttcataccCTTTGTCCactagattctgaagctgcaggttttttctctctcaaaaCAATATTGActaaaccagcagcaaaagcagATCCAACCCTTCatataaacatcgtcatgaacttttgctgttttacttccacaacaataaaatcacacttcatgcacagctctctccctctctctctctctttctgtctatgtgtacttcaagaacagtttcccgtaaaaaaaaatctgttttctgcattattcgcttgtttattacgcacaagtctaccgttttttacagcgctgtcggccgctgttttttcccttttacataaTTCTGAAAAGAAAGTCTCGTTTTTGCTGTTCAATAGGCTACTGaacaaattctttttaaaattaaactttttaaaattatgcgaAATTTCAAAacgcttagctgtgtctctaataaaacctctgtaactttgctctgcttcacttcagcagcatcagctaaggttcatatgttgattaatggttttctttcgtttttgatgtactgctgaatatttttataaaatcccaggccaggaaaatcaacTTCgtgtttcttctgtgttttatcctcagctactttgacacaaaggcatctgctgtgatgctcacacctttgatagaGTCTAGCAAGTGTCAGctttttttatagatataaaaatatggaaatgtatTGATGCAGGACCTGAATGATGATATATGGAATGTGGAATATCTGTCCATGCTGACAATATTGATTTGTAACTTAAAATTTGTTATT
The Maylandia zebra isolate NMK-2024a linkage group LG7, Mzebra_GT3a, whole genome shotgun sequence DNA segment above includes these coding regions:
- the LOC143419329 gene encoding uncharacterized protein LOC143419329; its protein translation is MSSTQKDQHGARSQYSQEADKRQRRKGEKSYSCDECGKSFTQAGSLKRHQVIHSGVKPYGCDLCGKSFVQAGNLKKHHVVHSGVKSYSCDLCGKSFARAENLKTHQRIHSGFKPYSCDLCGKSFLQAGNLKLHRIIHSGFKPYSCESCGKSFARARGLKIHQLIHSGVKAYSCEFCGKSFTQPGDLKNHRIIHSGVKSYSCDLCGKSFTRARDLKKHQLIHSGVKPYSCDLCGKAFGQSRNLQKHLVTHSGIKAYSCDFCGKTFSEKRYRNIHLRIHTGNDLSYCDQCGKLFTTDAQLQIHMFSHTEERPY